TGAGCATGACCAACTGCAGCGGAATCAGTTCCATCTCAATCCCTTTCAGCACTTCTAATTTCTGCCCTCCAACATGAAAAGAACGCTGTACACCATGTACAGTCAAAAGGGGAGATTTCAACTGCCTCAAGGGGGTAGCGTGATTGTCAAACGCCTTCTCTTCCTCTAGCACCATGACCTCTGATGCGTTTTTTTTGCGAAACCATCTCGCCATTTCAGGGGACTCCCTTTCCTTGATAAACTGTCTGTATGCTAAAGTAGACGATACAGCTTTTGAAAAAGTTTCATGAAACTGAAAATTTCCTGAAAATTTTTTTACATTTAAACCCATTCATGTAATCTATTAAAAGATACTATTAAATGGAAGTTTCATCCATGCACCAAATGACCTATTTTCAGAATTAAAATTCGATCCGCCTGCAAAATTGCGAAACAGACACATCCATTTGCAGGAATTTACCGCTAATTGGGGAAGTTAAAAGAATGAACCATTAACTAGTGCTTTCAAAGAAGGAGAAATCACCCATGATTGAAACCATCAAAACCTATTTGGATGAGCAAAGAGATCAACACATAGAGGAATTAATGCAGTTTCTGCGGATTCCAAGTATCAGTGCTGTTGCCGAACATCAACCCGATATGATTCGCTGCGCGGAATGGACGGCTCAATCGCTGAAGCAGGCAGGTTTGGAAAATATTGAAATCATGCCAACCGGAGGACATCCGGTAGTCTATGCCGACTGGCTGCATGCACCTGGCAGGCCTACTGTCCTCATTTATGGGCATTATGATGTACAGCCCGCCGAACCTTTAGAACTTTGGCAGACACCGCCCTTTGAACCCGTCATCCGGGATGGCAAACTATTTGGCCGAGGCAGCACAGACGACAAAGGACAATTGCTGCTTTATGTGAAAACCGTGGAAGCTTTTCTGAGGACACAGGGCAGTCTTCCAGTGAATGTGAAATTCTGCATCGAAGGCGAAGAAGAAATTGCCAGCAAACATTTGCCTGCATTTGTTGAGACGTACAAAGAGAAATTGCAAGCAGACGCTATTACCCTATCGGATACACAGATGCATGGACCTGGCAAACCTGCGCTTATGTATGGATTGCGCGGCCTAGCAGGTTTCGAAATTACCGTGGATGGCGCGAACAGCGATCTGCACTCCGGGTTATTTGGCGGCGCCGTACAGAATCCGATTCATGCTTTATCCAAGCTTCTCAGTTCCTTTCATGATGAGCAAGGCCAAGTAGCGGTCCAAGGCTTCTATGATCGCGTGATCCAACTCTCGGACAAAGAACGTGAATCATTCAAGCAAGTTCAGCCTGACGAGAACAAGATCCGTACCGATTTGCAAGTGGACGCGCTTTATGGTGAAGATGGGTTTTCTTTTTATGAGCAAACAACTTCCAGACCTACCTTGGAAATCACATCGGTAAGCGGCGGTTTTCAAGGGGAGGGGATTAAACCGATTATCCCGAACCGAGCTTCAGCCAAAATCGCCTGCCGCCTCGTCGCGGCGCAAGTGCCGGAAGAGATCATGGATGCGATTGAATCCCATATTCAGGCGCAGAAGCTGCCCGGTGTCAAAGTAACCATGGACCGTCAACTGCGCGGCAATCCATTTATTACCCTCATAGATGAACCTGCTATGGTGGCAGCGGCGGAAGCTTATGAAGATACTTACGGCGTGTGGCCTGTCTACACCCGAAGCGGTGGGTCCATCCCTATCGTAGAGGTGCTTGGACGAGTGCTGAAGGCTCCTGTCGTTCTACTGGGGTTTGGCTTGCCCGGGGAAAACCTCCATGCACCGAATGAGCATTTCCATTTGATCAATTGGGGCAAAGGCACGGAGACGATTAGTCGTTTCTGGTTAAAACTAGCAGCACGAAGCGAGAAAGCTTGAAAGGACTGAAGCAACAACATGAACACAGAACATTTGCAAATCCGCGACGCTCATCTGGAAGATCTGCCAGAAATCGTGCGCATCTATAATACGACTGTTGCTGGACGTATGGTTACAGCGGATACAGAACCCGTTACAATAGCAAGCCGTGAAGCTTGGTTTCATGAGCACTCAGATGACTTCCGTCCTCTGTGGGTCGTGGAAAAAGATCAAGCCATCTGCGGCTGGCTCAGCTTCCAGTCCTTCTATGGCCGTCCGGCCTACAACGGAACCGCTGAAATCAGCATCTATGTGGATGAATCTTATCGCGGCTACGGCATTGGACGATATCTAATGGAAAAAGCCATTGAAGCAGGACCTTCTTTGGGTCTAAAAACCTTGCTCGGTTTCATCTTTGGCCATAACGATCCAAGCTTGAATCTCTTTCACAAATTCGGCTTCGAGAAGTGGGCGCATTTACCCGGTATTGCCGAATTGGATGGCATCGAACGTGATCTTCTTATTCTCGGCAAACGGATCGACTAAAGCCAACTTACACTTGCCATTTAAGAAAGGCGGCTTTGCCTCCCTGAGAGATGAGCGTCTTCATAAGGTTTTCAACAATATAGCGGTTCCTAGTTCCTTTTGGACTGTGCAATGACAGAGAGCGTCGTGTGAAAAGGAACTATGATCCACTATATGTCGGGAACTGGGGGAAACGTAGCATGAAAGGGAACTGAGATCCGCTATTTAAGCGGAACCTGATGATTCTGAGCGAGAAATGGCGGAATAGCGGACCGTAGTTCCCACTGACGTGGAATATGGCGGTTTTTCAGAATTATAGCGCACTGTACTTCCCTCAAACTCGCTATCCTGGCACATCTTGCTATAAACGAGGAGTGACGTTCTCATCGCATCAAACCACTCCATCGGGATGGGGTGCCTACAACCCAAGCCTGACAACTGGAGTCAATCTCCAACATTTAAATTTTGGTCAAGCCTCACTCACCTCTTACACCTTCCTCGTTTGTAAGATGACCTGTCGATCGTTGACAAGAAACACGTCCTCTGACAAGACCTGGACTCCACTCTACCATTACTCCGCATGAGCATGTCGTGCACAAACGCCCTTTGCACCGATAGGGCCCCACCTTAAGATCAGTGCATCGAAGAAAAGTCGGTGTAGGATGTCCTGTTTCATATTCTAAATGTACCAATAAACTAAAAAGGGTGAATCCCTTAAATCCACCCCAAAACTTATGCTTTTTCAAAAAAAAGCGCACTCCGCTTTCTTACGACTAGTACGCTAGCCCAAGAGAGAAATGCGCTTATTCTTTATTCATTTACGCGAACAACAACCGCTTCAACCTCTATCTCAATCATCAAAAGCGGATCGATTAAAGCCTTCACTTCAACCATTGTCGCTACAGGCTGCACGGTTCCAAAAAACTCACCATGTGCGCGTCCGAACGCTTCCCACTGAGAAATATCCGTCACATACATGCGCGTTCGAATGACATCCGACAGGCTAGCACCCAGCTCCTGCAAAGCTTGCTCAATGGTCGCAAGGACGAATCTCGCCTGCTCGTATGCATTTCCTACGCCCACTACCTCTCCATTCTGCATGGCGGTAGTACCAGCAACTTCAATCCGGTCGCCTACCCGGATTGCTCGACAATAACCAACGAGCGGCTCCCAAGGTGATCCTGTGAATACGCGGGTTCGACTCATTATGCACGCACTCCTTTTGCTATATATACGCTGTTAATCGTTCTTGCAAACCTTCTGTAACCGACAGAAGCGGCAAACGCAGTGCCCCTGAAGCAATAACCCCTTGCTGTTCCAGCAGCCATTTGAGAGGCGCAGGATTTGGCTCTGTGAACAGCAGCCTTATCAGCGGAAGGAGCCCTTCGTACAGCGTCTTGCTCTCCTCCATATTCCCAGCCAGGAAATGCCGATAAAAGGCTACAAAGCGCTCTGTTTCTACATTGGCAGATGCGCTCATAACGCCTTTGGCTCCTGCTTGGAGAGCATCAAACAACAAGGTATCTTCCCCGCAGAGAACAGGTTTGGAGCCCAGACGTGTCAACTCGGAGACCAGCTTCGTATTCGGCGTACTGTCTTTCATGCCAATAACACCATCGATATCCAAGATCGCACGAACCGTCTCGAGTTCAAGGGTCACACCCGTGCGGTGTGGAACTTCATATAAAATAATCGGCACCCCAACGCTGGCTGCTTGGCGAAAATGAGCAATAATGCCTTGTTGACTCGGTTTATTATAATAAGGAACAACCACCAAAGCTGCATCAGCGCCTAAGTTTCCAGCTGCCTCCGTTTTCTTAATCGTCGATCGCGTATCATTCGTTCCTGACCCAATCACAAGGGAAGCTTGTGAGTTAGCCGCTTCTTTCGCAGCTTGCGCTGTCGCAAATAAAATTCCCAGTTCTTCCTGCGTAATCGTAGGCGATTCTCCTGTAGTCCCATTAACAATAAGTCCATGAATGTCATCTTGAAACAATTGATAAGCCTGATTATAAAAAGAAGCCGCATCCACTTCAAAGTCTTCATCAAAGGGTGTAACGATTGGCACATAAACACCTTGCAGTTCCTGAGCTTTTAACATTCGACGCATCTCCCTGTCTCTATTTGATGTACATTCACTTTAGCATGGATCTTACTATCACAGTTAGCTATAATAAATGATAGGACTCATCAAAATTTTTGATAAAGAATCGAGGGGGCTCCCATGGATTTAACGTATTTTCGCACATTTCGGGAGGTCGCCCGGAGAAAAAGCTTCACCAAAGCCGCGGAAGAATTAGGTTATGCACAATCCAGTATCACGATGCAAATTCAGAAACTGGAAAGAGAATATGGTGTCCCGCTCTTTGAACGATATGGACGTCAACTGCGTTTGACAGCACCTGGCGAGAGCTTGTTGAAATTGGTCGTTCAGATGCTTGACCTCTACGATCAATCCAAAGAAATGATAGCCAGTCAAGTAAGTGGAACACTCACCATCGGCACGATTAATTCCCTTGCTGCGTACTACTTACCGCCCTATTTACATCGGATGAAGCAGCTCTACCCTGCCCTGAATATCCACCTTTTTCCGGATAGCGAGTCCTCTTTGATAAGCAAAGTGAAAGATGGCGACTATGATATTGGTCTCTTGCTTGACCGATTTCCTGCTGACAGTTTCCTTGACTGCACTCGCGTTCGTGAAGAACCCTTAGTCTTGGTGGCTCCGCCTAACCATTCACTCACTCAACAAACTAAGGTTGAACTCGCAGACCTTCACCAAACCGAATTTATCGTGACGGAGGATGGCTGCATCTACCGCGGCATGTTTGAGAAACTGTTAAAAGATCACGACATCCCGCTGCATATCGGATTCGAGCTTGGCAATCTGGAAACAATCAAACATTGCGTTATGAATGGATTAGGTGTGGCCCTGCTGCCGCAAATCACGGTTCAAAGTGAAGTAGAAGTTGGCAAACTAGCCCAGCTGCCTTTCTCGCATGCTGATCTTCATATGGATCTCCAACTGCTGCTGCACCCCAAAAAGTGGATGTCGCAGCCGCTCCAATCGTTCATCCATTTGTTGACAGATCAAATCTAAATCGCAAAAAAAAGAAGCTCATCTTTTCGCAAAGATGGAGCTTCTTCATTATTATCATTACACGCCAAAGGCAGCAGGATTAGCTCTCCATGAACGAAGCAATTCCATATCGGAAGCTTGAATCTTGCCCTTCTCTAACGCGACTTCAAGCAGCGCAGAATAGTTGGAAAGGGTGTGCAGCGGCATCCCTGCAGCTTCAAAAGCTTCCGTTGCCTTATCCAGCTGATAGGAGAAAATCGCCAGTACGCCAAGTGCTGTAGCTCCAGCCTCTTTCACGGCGATCGCAGCTTTCAAAGAGCTGCCTCCCGTCGAGATCAAGTCCTCAATGACGATCACTTTCTGACCTGGCTTGACGGAACCCTCAATCAGGTTCTCTTTGCCGTGCCCTTTGGCTTTGTCGCGAATGTAGATCATTGGCAGACCTAGCTTTTGAGCAACCCATGCAGCATGAGGGATACCAGCGGTAGCTGTACCTGCCACAACTTCAGCATCAGGGAACTTCTCTTGAATCAGGCTGACAAAGCCGTCAGCGATCGCTTCACGAATCGCTGGATGCGACATCGTCAAACGATTGTCACAATAAATCGGCGATTTCAGACCCGATGTCCATGTGAATGGCTGCTGTGGTCGAAGCGCAACCGCCTCGATCTCTAATAATGACGCAGCGATATGCTGCGCAATGGTTTCGAGTTGACTCATGATACTTCCACCGTTCCCTTCCATTGTAAGGCTCAAACCCGCCTGTCTACTCGTCTTACACGATTGAATCAATAATGGCTTCGATCGCCGCTCGCGGATCGGCGGCGCCAGTGATCGGCCTGCCGATCACGACGTAGTCCGTCTTCTGCGCGAACGCCTCAGCCGGCGTCATGATGCGTGATTGGTCGCCCACATCAGCTCCCGCAGGGCGAATACCCGGCGTCACCGTGACGAACCCGTCGCCGCATGCTGCCTTGATCGCCGTCACCTCAAGCGGTGACGCGACAACGCCTTGCAGCCCCGCGGCATGTGCCAAGCGGGCATAGCGAATGACGGCCTGTTCGGTCGTACCGGCTAGGCCAATCTCGTCATTCAGCACCGACTGGCTCGTGCTGGTCAACTGCGTCACGCCGATCACGATCGGGCGTGTACTGCCGCTTGCAAGCCCCTTGTCGACACCTTCCAAGGCGGCTTCCATCATCTGCTTGCCTCCGGCTGCATGCACATTAAACACATCAACCCCAAGGCGCGTCACACTCTCCGCGCCACCTTTGACCGTGTTCGGAATATCATGCATCTTCACATCAAGGAAAACCTTGTAACCGCGCGTTTTGAGACTCTCTACGAAGCTGGGACCTGCCGCATAGAACAGCTGCATGCCTACCTTCACGAAGCAGGGAATGCCTTCAAGCTGCTTAAGCAGCCCTTCAGCACTCTCCGCGTTCGGATAATCCAAAGCAACCATAATACGTCCAGCAATCTCAGTACGTGTTAAAACGGACACATTCTTCACTCTCCCTTAAGCATGAATGGGCATTGCACGTGAGGAGAAGTTAATCGCTTCAAGCATATTCACAAGCGCTCTGACTGTATCTAGTGAAGTCATGCACACGACACCATTCTCAACGGCTTCACGACGGATGCGGAAACCATCACGCTCAGGCTCTTTCCCTTTGGTCAGCGTGTTTACA
Above is a genomic segment from Paenibacillus sp. HWE-109 containing:
- a CDS encoding dipeptidase, with translation MIETIKTYLDEQRDQHIEELMQFLRIPSISAVAEHQPDMIRCAEWTAQSLKQAGLENIEIMPTGGHPVVYADWLHAPGRPTVLIYGHYDVQPAEPLELWQTPPFEPVIRDGKLFGRGSTDDKGQLLLYVKTVEAFLRTQGSLPVNVKFCIEGEEEIASKHLPAFVETYKEKLQADAITLSDTQMHGPGKPALMYGLRGLAGFEITVDGANSDLHSGLFGGAVQNPIHALSKLLSSFHDEQGQVAVQGFYDRVIQLSDKERESFKQVQPDENKIRTDLQVDALYGEDGFSFYEQTTSRPTLEITSVSGGFQGEGIKPIIPNRASAKIACRLVAAQVPEEIMDAIESHIQAQKLPGVKVTMDRQLRGNPFITLIDEPAMVAAAEAYEDTYGVWPVYTRSGGSIPIVEVLGRVLKAPVVLLGFGLPGENLHAPNEHFHLINWGKGTETISRFWLKLAARSEKA
- a CDS encoding GNAT family N-acetyltransferase — encoded protein: MNTEHLQIRDAHLEDLPEIVRIYNTTVAGRMVTADTEPVTIASREAWFHEHSDDFRPLWVVEKDQAICGWLSFQSFYGRPAYNGTAEISIYVDESYRGYGIGRYLMEKAIEAGPSLGLKTLLGFIFGHNDPSLNLFHKFGFEKWAHLPGIAELDGIERDLLILGKRID
- a CDS encoding RidA family protein, with product MSRTRVFTGSPWEPLVGYCRAIRVGDRIEVAGTTAMQNGEVVGVGNAYEQARFVLATIEQALQELGASLSDVIRTRMYVTDISQWEAFGRAHGEFFGTVQPVATMVEVKALIDPLLMIEIEVEAVVVRVNE
- the dapA gene encoding 4-hydroxy-tetrahydrodipicolinate synthase, which encodes MLKAQELQGVYVPIVTPFDEDFEVDAASFYNQAYQLFQDDIHGLIVNGTTGESPTITQEELGILFATAQAAKEAANSQASLVIGSGTNDTRSTIKKTEAAGNLGADAALVVVPYYNKPSQQGIIAHFRQAASVGVPIILYEVPHRTGVTLELETVRAILDIDGVIGMKDSTPNTKLVSELTRLGSKPVLCGEDTLLFDALQAGAKGVMSASANVETERFVAFYRHFLAGNMEESKTLYEGLLPLIRLLFTEPNPAPLKWLLEQQGVIASGALRLPLLSVTEGLQERLTAYI
- a CDS encoding LysR family transcriptional regulator; the protein is MDLTYFRTFREVARRKSFTKAAEELGYAQSSITMQIQKLEREYGVPLFERYGRQLRLTAPGESLLKLVVQMLDLYDQSKEMIASQVSGTLTIGTINSLAAYYLPPYLHRMKQLYPALNIHLFPDSESSLISKVKDGDYDIGLLLDRFPADSFLDCTRVREEPLVLVAPPNHSLTQQTKVELADLHQTEFIVTEDGCIYRGMFEKLLKDHDIPLHIGFELGNLETIKHCVMNGLGVALLPQITVQSEVEVGKLAQLPFSHADLHMDLQLLLHPKKWMSQPLQSFIHLLTDQI
- the pyrE gene encoding orotate phosphoribosyltransferase, which translates into the protein MSQLETIAQHIAASLLEIEAVALRPQQPFTWTSGLKSPIYCDNRLTMSHPAIREAIADGFVSLIQEKFPDAEVVAGTATAGIPHAAWVAQKLGLPMIYIRDKAKGHGKENLIEGSVKPGQKVIVIEDLISTGGSSLKAAIAVKEAGATALGVLAIFSYQLDKATEAFEAAGMPLHTLSNYSALLEVALEKGKIQASDMELLRSWRANPAAFGV
- the pyrF gene encoding orotidine-5'-phosphate decarboxylase translates to MVALDYPNAESAEGLLKQLEGIPCFVKVGMQLFYAAGPSFVESLKTRGYKVFLDVKMHDIPNTVKGGAESVTRLGVDVFNVHAAGGKQMMEAALEGVDKGLASGSTRPIVIGVTQLTSTSQSVLNDEIGLAGTTEQAVIRYARLAHAAGLQGVVASPLEVTAIKAACGDGFVTVTPGIRPAGADVGDQSRIMTPAEAFAQKTDYVVIGRPITGAADPRAAIEAIIDSIV